One window of the Acaryochloris sp. CCMEE 5410 genome contains the following:
- the rpsB gene encoding 30S ribosomal protein S2 produces MPVISLAQMLESGVHFGHQARRWNPKMDPYIFTERNGVHIIDLVQTAQLMDEAYHYVRSASESGKKFLFVGTKRQAAGIIAQEAARCGGYYVNQRWLGGMLTNWTTIKTRIERLKDLERRYESGIFDLLPKQEASMLRRELDKLQKYLGGLKQMHKIPDVVVIIDIRREYNAVQECQKLGLPIVSLLDTNCDPDWVDIPIPANDDAIRSIKLIIGKLADAIYEGRHGQVSAETFEGDDIPSAIDFEDETPEPVADAADAEVAAAEPVAEAAPTAEAAPEEAPAEDAAPTAEAEEPAAE; encoded by the coding sequence ATGCCTGTTATTAGTTTGGCTCAAATGCTTGAGTCAGGAGTTCACTTCGGCCACCAAGCTCGCCGTTGGAACCCCAAAATGGACCCTTATATCTTTACAGAGCGTAACGGGGTTCACATCATTGATCTGGTGCAAACCGCCCAGTTGATGGATGAAGCTTACCACTACGTCCGCTCTGCCTCAGAATCTGGCAAGAAATTCTTATTCGTAGGCACGAAGCGACAAGCCGCTGGCATTATTGCCCAAGAAGCTGCCCGATGCGGTGGCTACTATGTCAACCAGCGCTGGTTGGGAGGTATGCTCACCAACTGGACCACCATTAAAACCAGAATTGAGCGTCTCAAAGATTTGGAAAGACGCTACGAGAGCGGTATTTTTGACCTCTTGCCCAAGCAAGAAGCGTCCATGTTGCGCCGAGAGCTGGATAAATTGCAGAAGTACCTCGGTGGTCTGAAGCAGATGCATAAGATCCCTGATGTGGTCGTGATTATCGATATCCGCCGGGAATACAACGCGGTGCAAGAGTGTCAGAAATTGGGACTACCCATTGTGTCTTTGTTAGACACCAACTGCGACCCCGATTGGGTCGATATTCCCATTCCTGCCAATGATGATGCGATTCGCTCCATCAAACTGATCATCGGCAAGCTCGCTGACGCCATTTATGAAGGCCGGCATGGACAAGTCAGTGCTGAAACCTTCGAAGGCGACGACATTCCCTCTGCCATTGACTTCGAGGATGAGACGCCGGAACCCGTTGCTGACGCAGCAGACGCTGAAGTCGCAGCAGCCGAGCCTGTTGCTGAAGCAGCTCCTACGGCTGAAGCTGCCCCTGAAGAAGCTCCTGCTGAAGACGCTGCTCCTACGGCTGAGGCAGAAGAGCCTGCGGCTGAATAG
- a CDS encoding 16S rRNA (uracil(1498)-N(3))-methyltransferase: MDQSTAQLQRLAIAPEQRQNHQIYLTSDQQHYLCDVLRLGHGDRFIAMNGQGQLWLAELQPDVRSARILHALGEQTELAMPMMLLAAPPKGNHFDQVVRSVTELGVSHIVPLISQRTLLKPSSNRIQRWQRIATEAAEQSHRQIIPKVLEPVSFEKKVMQDDQGAWQRYICTVEPSAPNFLHCLSQALDQESQSGVAVMVGPEGGWTETETQQAQTAGYQAVSLGQRTLRAVTANYMAVSIAIAQIELHTAYPGGKVCTKKSP, translated from the coding sequence GTGGACCAGAGTACGGCCCAGTTGCAGCGGTTAGCGATAGCCCCTGAGCAACGCCAAAATCATCAGATTTATTTGACGAGCGATCAACAACATTATTTGTGTGATGTGTTGCGGTTGGGGCATGGTGATCGTTTTATTGCTATGAATGGCCAGGGACAACTCTGGTTAGCGGAGCTTCAGCCCGATGTTAGGTCAGCCAGGATATTGCACGCTTTAGGTGAACAGACTGAGTTGGCGATGCCGATGATGTTACTAGCTGCCCCTCCGAAAGGGAATCATTTTGACCAAGTGGTTCGGAGTGTAACGGAATTAGGGGTCAGCCATATTGTGCCGCTTATTAGCCAGCGAACGCTGCTGAAACCGAGTTCTAATCGTATTCAGCGATGGCAGCGGATTGCCACAGAAGCAGCTGAGCAGTCCCATCGGCAGATTATTCCTAAAGTGTTGGAGCCGGTCTCCTTTGAAAAAAAAGTGATGCAGGATGATCAGGGCGCCTGGCAACGATATATTTGTACTGTAGAGCCGTCAGCACCGAATTTCTTGCACTGTCTCAGCCAAGCTTTAGATCAAGAGAGCCAATCGGGTGTTGCTGTTATGGTAGGGCCCGAGGGCGGATGGACCGAGACTGAAACCCAGCAGGCCCAAACAGCCGGATACCAAGCAGTCTCTCTAGGCCAAAGAACCTTAAGAGCGGTCACCGCAAATTACATGGCAGTATCCATTGCGATCGCACAAATAGAACTACACACTGCGTACCCAGGGGGAAAAGTATGCACCAAGAAATCGCCATAG